The genomic region AAGTTCACGAGCTGGTCAAAGAGCAATAGTGAGAAAAATCAGATCCCAATAAATCATTTCCTCTCTTCATCGTCCGCCACGGGCAACCTGATTTTTGCCACCCTTTTTCCTTAAAAGTGGCACCATTATTTTTGGATATGTCCCCGGAAAATTCAGAAGCACCGCCATGGCGAAATGGGACCTTAGTGTTTGGTgtgatagaaaaaaaaaggagaaaagggaaaaaaaattaatggacatggttagcttgtaaatatttattttctgtaTTAAGGATTGGACCaatatatatgtaaatcatCCAGGCATGTGACTGATGCTTGTTACAGCCAAGAAAGAAGCATGTAAATGAAACTGCAGAAGTCAATCCAGTCTGGAGACTTTGCACTCTTTTAGACCTTTAAAATTGTTCTTATTGTTTTTGGAGCTTTACATTTTGGTCCCTGGAATTTTTCCCCTTAAAATTCACCATGGTTTAACGTTGTGCCACATGGTTTTTAGATGATTCCAGGCTTTATgaaaaaattcaccataaaaAGGAAATGGACTTTTTCAATCCAACCTGTGATCATTATAAAGTGAAAATATCGGTTTTTAATACACTACACGAGATCCCCATAGTTTCAGTTGCTTCATCATTATTTCATACAactactctattttattttatcatcttttctttctccACCTACTCTAATGAATCCTCCACTTGTAGAAGGATATTTCTCTCTATATGGGAGAAGGATTGAATGAAGCAAAATGGAAAGGAAACGCCCTAGGAAGTTGAATTTAAATGCGCCACTCTTATCGACGAGACGACCGGCCGGTTGCCATGTTATTGATCGTGAAGTTTCATGGAAAGATTCGAGTAACGGGATTCCGTTCTGCTGGGAACATGCTCCTGGAAAACCAAAGGATTCGGAGAGAAGTAACAACGTTGATGAAGCCGAAACGCCTCGTCCTAAACCTCCGCCAGGTAGATGGCGTCCACCGAAAGAAGCAACAACTAGGGATTATCACGATGAAGGGTGCGATGCTGACGTGGACGATTACGACAACGACAAGTATGATGTATTCTCCGATGCTGTGGAAGTTTTGTCACTAACAGAAGCTATAGACATTGTTGAAAAAACAGAAGCCATAGAACATAGTGATTTAGATGGTTTCAACTTAGCGATGAGTTTAGAACACAGTGATTGTCCATCACCGAGTTTCATAATCGATCGGTTTCTCCCCGACGCTATAGCATTAGCCGCTTCATCGGCTCTCAACATATCGAAAACGAAGCTTCCTTACATTTACTCGGATCAGTCTCAAGCTGTAATGAAACGAACATCATTGTCTTCTCCAAAGGGTTGTGGGCTTGAAATGCTGTTGCCATGGCGGATGAAACATAAGCTGTGTAGTGTAAGGAATCCCATTAAAGAAAGGTCAATTGCAACCAATGTTATGCCACCAAAAACTAGTACAAAGCAGAAGAAATTGGTTCCATCAATTGTAGCAGCTTCTGCAGAATGGAGATGTAAATAATAGAAGGCTTGTATGTATAGACATATAGTGCATATGAGAGAAAAAACGAATATTAATGTACAATGATTTAGACGCTACTTTTGGGGttctaatttatatttaatcattatatgtactttttttttctgaataaatttctcaaattttaagcTTATTTTAGGGTATGTATCCATTTTAAGAATCTTGTAGAAATGCATGGTCTATGACATTATGAGATACTAGAAGCTCTATCCATGGAAGATGAattcaaggaaaagaaaagggtgAACTACAAAAATGTCACCCAATTATGCCTTTTGTTATATTTTGGTTACCtaactattaatttttccaattttgtcactaaattttttgaaattaaatattttagttactcTTTCGTAAACCTATCCATGGGTCAGGTCACCGAAAAGTGAGAgagtttagacaaaaatatgggtccgaaaaatgggcttggacaaaaaataaggctcgtttagaaaatgggtcgaGTCTCGGGTAAGACTTTTTTAGCCCAATCTCGGCCAggatttgcaaaaaaaaaaaaaaagatgtttTCCCAcagttttgttgttgttttctcGCTGTTTTACtgacatttcactattatgttgctattattttttactaatttttagatattgtatagctcttaatttattgttaattttactattattttaaaagcatttgcttattaagttGCACCtaatttagtgttatttaaatataaagattttttaaatttattttcaatttattgggaaacatttatgttaatgtttttagtgtattatttatatatatttttaaaaatgtatataaaaaatttaatgcaGCCCAGGCCAGACCCagattttagcatttttattcggGTTGGGTctaggtaaaattttaggcccatttttcggCTTTGGCCTATCAAATGAGCCTGAAAATTTGTTAAGGCCTGGCCCATGGACAAATCTATTCTCCCGTTAGTTGTCATTACATAAGTCAAGGAAAGTTGACGTGACGTGagcttttttttattgaaattatcaaaaattgcaACATTATTAGCTTTAGAAGAAgatatattcaaaaaaaaaaattcgattcGTTAATTATCAAGTCAAGCTCGAGTAGTTAAGCAAACCAAATTTGAGCATCTTACTATTTAATTCGAGTAATTCACTTTTtttaacatgtattttaaatgttttacatcaaattacatatttacctttgtaaaaattattaaaccttACCGAATTCAAGCATGTGTAGAAATAAATTAATCGGCTTAATCGAATAAGTTTgagtaatttgattatatatcgAGTCGAGTTAAAGTTTAGAAAATGGTgattcaattttgattaagtcTTAGTTTAATTGGCCTCGGCATTATTACCAGTGTAGGAGTACGAAAATTTAAATGCGGTGAAGTGTATTATCCCCTTAACGGGAACTAACAGATGGTGACCAAATTGTTACCAATAATGTCCATGACCTAATTGTAGGAATTAGAACATCAGCGACCGAAAAGTAAAGTTAAACAAAGATATGGGACTGTTTTTTGTAGTTTGCCCAAAGATTAATCAACCAAATTTGAAA from Gossypium raimondii isolate GPD5lz chromosome 1, ASM2569854v1, whole genome shotgun sequence harbors:
- the LOC105786578 gene encoding uncharacterized protein LOC105786578; translation: MERKRPRKLNLNAPLLSTRRPAGCHVIDREVSWKDSSNGIPFCWEHAPGKPKDSERSNNVDEAETPRPKPPPGRWRPPKEATTRDYHDEGCDADVDDYDNDKYDVFSDAVEVLSLTEAIDIVEKTEAIEHSDLDGFNLAMSLEHSDCPSPSFIIDRFLPDAIALAASSALNISKTKLPYIYSDQSQAVMKRTSLSSPKGCGLEMLLPWRMKHKLCSVRNPIKERSIATNVMPPKTSTKQKKLVPSIVAASAEWRCK